Proteins encoded within one genomic window of Cucumis sativus cultivar 9930 chromosome 3, Cucumber_9930_V3, whole genome shotgun sequence:
- the LOC101211136 gene encoding cullin-associated NEDD8-dissociated protein 1: MANLAMTGILEKMTGKDKDYRYMATSDLLNELNKETFKADTDLEIKLSNIIIQQLDDAAGDVSGLAVKCLAPLVKKVSETRVVEMTNKLCDKLLNGKDQHRDVASIALKTVVAEVSVSSLAQSILSSLSPQLIKGITTAGMSTEIKCESLDILCDVLHKFGNLMANDHELLLSALLSQLGSNQASVRKKTVSCIASLSSSLSDDLLAKATTEVVRCLRIKSAKAEMTRTNIQMIGALSRAVGYRFGPHLGDTFPVLINYCTSASESDEELREYSLQALESFLLRCPRDISSYCDDILHLTLEYLSYDPNFTDNMEEDTDDEIHEEEEEDESANEYTDDEDLSWKVRRAAAKCLSALIVSRPEMLSRLYEEACPKLIDRFKEREENVKMDVFSTFIELLRQTGNVTKGQVDMNELSPRWLLNQEVPKVVKSINRQLREKSIKTKVGAFSVLKELVVVLPDCLADHIGSLIPGIEKALSDKSATSNLKIEALIFTRLVLASNSPSVFHPYIKDLSSPVLSAVGERYYKVTAEALRVCGELVRVVRPGIEGQGFDFKQYVHPIYNAIMSRLTNQDQDQEVKECAISCMGLVVSTFGDNLKAELATCLPVLVDRMGNEITRLTAVKAFAVIAAFPLQIDLSCVLEHVISELTAFLRKANRALRQATLGTLNSLIAAYGDKIGPSAYEVIIVELSTLISDSDLHMTALALELCCTLMGDRRSGSSIGLAVRNKVLPQALLLIKSSLLQGQALMALQSFFAALVFSENTSFDALLDSLLSCAKPSPQSGGVAKQALFSIAQCVAVLCLSAGDQKYSSTVKMLTEILKDDSSTNSAKQHLALLCLGEIGRRKDLSSHAHIENIVIESFQSPFEEIKSAASYALGNIAVGNLSKYLPFILDQIDNQQKKQYLLLHSLKEVIVRQSVDKAEFQDSSVEKILNLLFNHCESEEEGVRNVVAECLGKIALIEPGKLVPALKVRTTSPAAFTRATVVIAVKYSIVERPEKIDEIIYPEISSFLMLIKDHDRHVRRAAVLALSTFAHNKPNLVKGLLPKLLPLLYDQTIVKQELIRTVDLGPFKHVVDDGLELRKAAFECVDTLLDSCLDQVNPSSFIVPYLKSGLDDHYDVKMPCHLILSKLADKCPSAVLAVLDSLVDPLQKTINFKPKQDAVKQEVDRNEDMIRSALRAIASLNRISGGDCSLKFKNLMNEISKSPALSEKYYSIRNE; this comes from the exons ATGGCGAATTTAGCGATGACGGGTATCCTAGAGAAG ATGACAGGCAAAGATAAAGATTACAGATACATGGCAACCTCTGATCTATTAAACGAATTAAACAAAGAGACTTTTAAAGCTGATACTGACCTGGAGATTAAACTATCCAACATCATCATACAACAGCTTGATGATGCAGCTGGTGATGTTTCTGGGCTGGCTGTGAAATG TCTTGCTCCATTAGTGAAGAAGGTTAGCGAAACACGAGTTGTGGAGATGACAAATAAACTTTGTGACAAATTGCTTAATGGAAAGGACCAGCACCGTGATGTTGCCAGCATAGCCTTGAAGACAGTTGTAGCTGAAGTTTCTGTCTCATCTCTTGCTCAATCTATTCTCAGCTCTCTTTCACCCCAATTGATAAAGGGGATCACAACCGCG GGAATGAGCACAGAGATAAAATGTGAGTCTCTTGATATTTTATGTGATGTTCTCCACAAATTTGGAAACCTCATGGCAAATGATCATGAACTTCTGTTAAGTGCGTTATTATCCCAGTTGGGTTCCAATCAAGCCAGTGTTAGGAAGAAGACCGTGTCATGTATTG CTTCTCTATCTTCAAGCTTGTCAGATGATTTATTGGCAAAAGCAACAACTGAGGTTGTTCGATGCTTAAGAATTAAGAGTGCAAAAGCTGAGATGACACGCACAAACATCCAAATGATTGGTGCTTTGAG CCGTGCAGTTGGATATCGCTTTGGACCACATCTTGGGGACACTTTTCCTGTGCTTATCAATTATTGCACAAGTGCTTCTGAGAGTGATGAAGAGCTTCGTGAGTACAGTTTACAG GCTCTAGAAAGTTTTCTTCTAAGGTGCCCTAGGGATATTTCATCCTATTGTGATGACATTCTTCATCTTACCTTGGAGTATTTAAGTTATGATCCAAATTTCACTGATAATATGGAAGAAGATACTGACGATGAGATTcatgaagaagaggaagagga TGAGAGTGCCAATGAGTATACGGATGACGAAGATCTCAGCTGGAAAGTTCGACGAGCAGCTGCTAAATGCTTATCAGCTTTAATTGTATCACGACCAGAGATGCTTTCAAGACTGTATGAGGAG GCTTGTCCAAAATTGATTGATAGATTTAAAGAGAGGGAAGAAAATGTCAAG ATGGATGTATTTAGTACTTTTATTGAACTGTTGCGCCAAACTGGAAATGTAACAAAAGGGCAGGTTGACATGAATGAATTGAG TCCTAGGTGGTTGTTAAATCAGGAAGTGCCAAAGGTTGTGAAGTCTATAAATAGGCAGCTACGGGAGAAATCTATCAAGACAAAG GTTGGCGCATTTTCCGTCTTGAAAGAGCTTGTGGTTGTGTTACCTGATTGTCTTGCTGATCACATAGGATCACTTATCCCAGGAATTGAAAAAGCATTAAGT GATAAATCAGCTACCTCAAATTTGAAGATAGAAGCTCTTATTTTCACTAGATTGGTGTTGGCTTCAAATTCTCCATCGGTTTTCCATCCTTATATCAAG GATCTCTCTAGTCCTGTTTTGTCTGCTGTTGGAGAGCGTTATTACAAGGTTACTGCTGAAGCATTGAGGGTATGTGGGGAACTTGTTCGGGTTGTTCGGCCTGGTATTGAG gGGCAAGGTTTCGACTTCAAACAGTATGTGCATCCCATATATAATGCTATAATGTCACGCCTGACTAATCAAGATCAAGATCAG GAAGTCAAGGAATGTGCCATCTCTTGCATGGGGCTTGTGGTGTCTACATTTGGTGACAACCTCAAAGCAGAGTTAGCAACCTGCCTTCCAGTTCTTGTTGATCGGATGGGAAATGAGATTACCCGACTTACAGCTGTTAAG GCATTTGCTGTCATTGCTGCTTTTCCACTTCAAATAGACCTGTCTTGTGTTTTAGAGCATGTCATATCAGAGTTGACAGCATTCCTCCGGAAG GCCAATCGGGCATTGAGACAGGCAACTTTGGGGACTCTAAATTCACTTATAGCTGCTTATGGTGATAAAATTGGCCCTTCAGCATATGAAGTCATTATTGTGGAACTTTCGACTTTGATAAG TGATTCAGACTTGCATATGACTGCTCTTGCATTGGAATTGTGCTGCACCTTGATGGGTGACAGGAGATCAGGCTCAAGTATTGGTTTAGCTGTTAGGAACAAAGTCCTTCCTCAAGCACTTCTACTAATTAAAAGTTCACTTCTGCAGGGGCAGGCACTTATG GCTTTACAGAGCTTTTTTGCAGCATTGGTGTTTTCGGAAAATACAAGCTTTGATGCCTTGCTAGACTCTCTTCTTTCATGTGCTAAACCATCGCCTCAATCAGGCGGTGTTGCAAAACAAGCTTTGTTTTCGATTGCACAATGTGTTGCAGTTTTGTGTCTTTCTGCTGGTGATCAAAAGTATTCTTCAACAGTAAAAATGCTAACGGAAATTCTGAAAGATGATAGCAGTACAAATTCT GCCAAGCAACACCTTGCATTACTCTGTCTGGGGGAGATTGGGAGAAGGAAGGACTTGAGCTCACATGCTCACATAGAGAATATTGTTATTGAGTCATTTCAATCTCCCTTTGAAGAGATCAAATCTGCTGCCTCTTATGCTCTTGGTAATATTGCTGTTGGTAATCTATCCAAATACTTGCCTTTTATACTGGACCAGATCGATAACCAGCAGAAGAAACAATATCTCTTGCTTCATTCACTGAAGGAG GTTATAGTTAGGCAATCTGTGGATAAAGCTGAGTTTCAAGACTCGAGTGTTGAGAAGATACTTAATCTACTCTTTAATCACTGTGAGAGTGAGGAAGAGGGAGTCAGGAATGTTGTAGCAGAGTGCCTCGGTAAAATTGCACTAATAGAACCTGGAAAACTTGTTCCTGCTCTCAAG GTAAGGACAACAAGTCCAGCAGCATTCACCCGAGCAACTGTTGTAATTGCTGTCAAGTATTCCATAGTTGAGCGACCAGAGAAAATAGACGAGATAATATATCCTGAGATCTCATCGTTCCTAATGCTTATAAAGGATCATGATCGT CATGTTAGACGTGCAGCTGTCTTGGCCTTGAGTACATTTGCCCACAATAAGCCTAATCTTGTAAAGGGGCTTCTTCCCAAGTTATTGCCGCTTCTTTATGATCAAACAATTGTGAAG CAAGAGTTGATAAGAACTGTTGATCTTGGTCCCTTTAAGCATGTTGTGGATGATGGGCTTGAGTTGCGGAAGGCTGCCTTTGAATGTGTGGATACGTTGCTGGATAGTTGTCTCGACCAAGTGAACCCATCATCATTTATTGTTCCTTATCTTAAATCTGGTTTGGATG ATCACTACGACGTTAAAATGCCATGCCATCTGATTCTATCAAAACTTGCTGATAAGTGCCCATCAGCTGTATTGGCAG TTTTGGACTCTCTGGTCGATCCTCTTCAAAAGACTATTAACTTCAAGCCAAAGCAAGATGCTGTTAAACAAGAAGTAGATCGTAATGAGGACATGATTCGCAGTGCTCTTCGAGCAATAGCATCTCTAAATCGGATAAG